The proteins below come from a single Salinilacihabitans rarus genomic window:
- a CDS encoding UPF0179 family protein: MSTVTLIGTRLAEPGTEFVYEGEADACAGCPYRSQCLNLSVGTRYEVTDVRENAQTLECAMHDGGVRAVEVEPAAVRANVPSKGTFGGSKASLKGPCPYVECPSHEYCEPDGVSFDEEYRIQEILGDPPHEVCHLDRSLRLVELEPGE, translated from the coding sequence ATGTCCACCGTCACCCTCATCGGAACCCGCCTCGCGGAGCCGGGAACCGAGTTCGTCTACGAGGGCGAGGCCGACGCCTGCGCGGGCTGTCCCTACCGCAGCCAGTGTCTCAACCTCTCGGTCGGCACGCGCTACGAGGTCACCGACGTCCGCGAGAACGCCCAGACCCTCGAGTGCGCGATGCACGACGGCGGCGTCCGCGCCGTCGAGGTCGAACCCGCCGCCGTGCGTGCGAACGTCCCGTCGAAGGGGACCTTCGGCGGGAGCAAGGCGAGCCTCAAGGGCCCCTGCCCGTACGTCGAGTGCCCGAGCCACGAGTACTGCGAACCCGACGGCGTCTCCTTCGACGAGGAGTATCGCATTCAGGAAATCCTCGGCGACCCGCCCCACGAGGTCTGTCACCTCGACCGTTCGCTCCGGCTGGTCGAACTCGAACCCGGGGAGTGA
- a CDS encoding PrkA family serine protein kinase yields MTGDIETLEKLSTDYKESMPADLRETRGFDWYLEEAYEDPKIARNAHQRVADMFDYYGTTYDETEGVVEYRLASEDPLGDGENTFYGTVIHQSIHEFVNKVKSGARRLGPERRIKLLLGPVGSGKSHFDRQVRRYFEDYTLREEGRMYTFRWTNLCDVVKDQDPADDTVRSPMNQDPLVLLPLEQRQSVIDDLNERLDAPYTIQNEQSLDPESEFYMDKLLAYYEDDLQQVLENHVEIVRLVADENKRQCLETFEPKDKKNQDETELTGDVNYSKIAIYGESDPRAFDYSGAFCNANRGVFSGEELLKLQREFLYDFLHATQEMTIKPKNNPRIDIDQVIVGRTNMPEYKDKKGDEKMEAFNDRTKRIDFPYVLSYEQEAQIYQKMLNNADVPDINVEPHTLEMAGLFGVLTRIEDPDNETVDLLSKAKAYNGEIDEGDDVDVKKLREEAAAKAEIGEGMVGVSPRFIGDEIAEAIMDSKHRGRGFLSPLTVFNFFEENLEHHGSIPEENFETYYRYLEVVREEYRERAIEDVRHALAYDIDEIQRQGEKYMDHVMAYIDDDTIEDELTGREQEPDETFLRSVEEKLSVPEDRKNDFRQEVSNWVSRRAREGEAFNPQDNERLRRALERKLWEDKKHNINFSALVSANEFDDDERSSWIDALIEQGYSEDGAKEVLEFAGAEVAKAEIED; encoded by the coding sequence ATGACCGGTGACATCGAGACGCTCGAAAAGCTCAGTACCGATTACAAGGAGTCGATGCCCGCGGACCTGCGGGAGACCAGAGGGTTCGACTGGTACCTCGAAGAGGCCTACGAGGACCCGAAGATCGCCCGCAACGCCCACCAGCGCGTCGCGGACATGTTCGACTACTACGGGACGACCTACGACGAGACGGAGGGCGTCGTCGAGTACCGGCTCGCGAGCGAGGACCCGCTGGGCGACGGCGAGAACACCTTCTACGGCACCGTCATCCACCAGTCGATCCACGAGTTCGTCAACAAGGTGAAGTCGGGCGCGAGGCGACTGGGGCCCGAACGCCGGATCAAACTCCTGCTCGGGCCGGTCGGCTCCGGGAAGTCCCACTTCGACCGGCAGGTCCGTCGGTACTTCGAGGACTACACGCTGCGCGAGGAGGGTCGGATGTACACCTTCCGGTGGACGAACCTCTGTGACGTCGTCAAGGATCAGGACCCCGCCGACGACACCGTCCGTTCGCCGATGAACCAGGACCCGCTCGTGCTCTTGCCGCTGGAGCAGCGCCAGTCGGTGATCGACGACCTCAACGAGCGCCTCGATGCACCATACACGATCCAGAACGAGCAGAGCCTCGATCCCGAAAGCGAGTTCTACATGGACAAGCTGCTGGCGTACTACGAAGACGACCTCCAGCAGGTCCTCGAAAACCACGTCGAGATCGTTCGGCTGGTCGCCGACGAGAACAAGCGCCAGTGTCTGGAGACGTTCGAGCCCAAGGACAAGAAGAATCAGGACGAAACCGAGTTGACGGGCGACGTCAACTACTCGAAGATCGCCATCTACGGCGAGTCCGATCCGCGGGCGTTCGACTACTCGGGAGCGTTCTGTAACGCAAACCGCGGGGTCTTCTCCGGCGAGGAGCTCCTGAAACTCCAGCGGGAGTTCCTCTACGACTTCCTGCACGCCACCCAGGAGATGACGATCAAGCCGAAGAACAACCCGCGGATCGACATCGACCAGGTGATCGTCGGGCGGACGAACATGCCCGAGTACAAGGACAAGAAAGGCGACGAGAAGATGGAGGCGTTCAACGACCGCACCAAGCGGATCGACTTCCCGTACGTCCTCTCCTACGAGCAGGAGGCCCAGATCTACCAGAAGATGCTGAACAACGCCGACGTCCCCGACATCAACGTCGAGCCCCACACCCTGGAGATGGCGGGGCTGTTCGGCGTGCTCACGCGGATCGAGGACCCCGACAACGAGACGGTCGACCTGCTCTCGAAGGCGAAGGCGTACAACGGCGAGATCGACGAGGGCGACGACGTCGACGTGAAGAAGCTCCGCGAGGAGGCCGCCGCGAAAGCCGAGATCGGCGAGGGCATGGTCGGCGTCTCGCCCCGGTTCATCGGCGACGAGATCGCCGAGGCGATCATGGACTCGAAACACCGCGGACGCGGCTTCCTCTCGCCGCTTACGGTGTTCAACTTCTTCGAGGAGAACCTCGAACACCACGGCTCGATCCCCGAGGAGAACTTCGAGACCTACTACCGCTACCTCGAGGTCGTCCGCGAGGAGTACCGCGAGCGGGCCATCGAGGACGTCCGCCACGCGCTGGCCTACGACATCGACGAGATCCAGCGTCAGGGCGAGAAGTACATGGACCACGTGATGGCCTACATCGACGACGACACCATCGAGGACGAACTCACGGGCCGCGAACAGGAGCCCGACGAGACGTTCCTGCGGTCGGTCGAGGAGAAGCTCTCGGTGCCCGAGGACCGCAAGAACGACTTCCGTCAGGAGGTCTCGAACTGGGTCTCCCGCCGGGCCCGCGAGGGCGAGGCGTTCAACCCGCAGGACAACGAGCGCCTCCGCCGCGCCCTGGAGCGCAAGCTCTGGGAGGACAAGAAGCACAACATCAACTTCTCCGCCCTCGTGAGCGCCAACGAGTTCGACGACGACGAACGCTCCTCGTGGATCGACGCGCTGATAGAGCAGGGGTACTCCGAGGACGGCGCCAAGGAGGTCCTCGAGTTCGCCGGCGCGGAGGTCGCCAAGGCCGAAATCGAGGACTAG
- a CDS encoding winged helix-turn-helix transcriptional regulator has translation MASKSSGTTVREDDGACPVIASLEQIGSRWRLAVLHELQDGELRFNELKRATGANARTLSRVLDDLGETGFVDRRIEEDAPIATYYSLTPKGESLEPVFDEIECWADSWLEEEALAD, from the coding sequence ATGGCTTCGAAATCGTCCGGAACGACGGTCCGCGAGGACGACGGCGCGTGTCCCGTCATCGCGTCGCTCGAACAGATCGGGTCCCGGTGGCGTCTCGCGGTGTTGCACGAACTGCAGGACGGCGAACTCCGGTTCAACGAACTCAAACGCGCGACGGGGGCGAACGCCCGGACGCTCTCGCGCGTGCTCGACGACCTCGGCGAGACGGGGTTCGTCGACCGCCGCATCGAGGAGGACGCCCCCATCGCCACCTACTACAGCCTCACCCCGAAAGGCGAGTCCCTCGAACCCGTCTTCGACGAGATCGAGTGCTGGGCCGACAGCTGGCTCGAGGAGGAGGCGCTGGCCGACTAG
- a CDS encoding DUF5820 family protein yields MTEFADRSLPDGWVVWSDEDDGRAVLAYHPEVFDADAFPPACLPTLYLTHGRRSRRPGVNPNDRRVDRDWHVTLYLEPDVYLRGEFRFPTREAAVECAVDLARRFDGGEIDYRALYQIPREEYFDALDDLTGRDE; encoded by the coding sequence ATGACGGAGTTTGCGGACCGGAGCCTCCCCGACGGCTGGGTCGTCTGGAGCGACGAGGACGACGGCCGGGCCGTGCTGGCGTACCACCCCGAGGTGTTCGACGCCGACGCGTTCCCGCCGGCGTGTCTCCCCACGCTCTACCTCACTCACGGCCGGCGCAGCCGCCGGCCCGGCGTCAACCCGAACGACCGCCGCGTCGACCGCGACTGGCACGTCACCCTCTACCTCGAACCCGACGTCTACCTCCGCGGGGAGTTTCGCTTCCCCACGCGCGAGGCGGCCGTGGAGTGTGCCGTCGACCTCGCCCGCCGGTTCGACGGCGGCGAGATCGACTACCGCGCCCTCTACCAGATCCCGCGCGAGGAGTACTTCGACGCGCTCGACGACCTCACCGGCCGGGACGAGTAG
- a CDS encoding PrkA family serine protein kinase, with the protein MTRGDEYVRDADRALEETYEEPMSLSAYVDRIFENPTVASHASKYLLEAIEAAGTRTVVEEGEEKQRYRFFDDPHNDGEHAILGNTEVLNGFVDDLRSIAAGRGKDEKIVWFEGPTATGKSELKRCLVNGLREYSKTPAGRRYTVEWNVNTADADTRGLSYGGDPTAADDEHWYESPVQVHPLSVFPEEIREELLAELNAELDDHVPIRVNSRLDPFSREAYEYLEERYRRQGKSGLFSAITDGNHLRVKNYVVDVGQGVGVLHSEDDGSPKERLVGSWMHGMLQELDSRGRKNPQAFSYDGVLSQGNGVLTIVEDAAQHADLLQKLLNVPDEQSVKLDKGIGMDLDTQMMIISNPDLEAQLNQHADRNGMDPLKALKRRLDKHEFGYLTNLSLETELIRRELTDETEVWEAEEYDDLEERIREAVTVTVKDGEGRAREREFAPHALEAAAMYAVATRLDEEDLPAGLDLVDKALIYDRGYLQEGDTRREKDEFDFDDDGHDGEHGIPVTYTRDGLADLLQADADRHHPELPVEDVVMPRDVLNEMVQGLSEAPVFSTGERTEFENRVVPVKNYVFDRQEADVIEAIMHDKRVDEETVAEYVEHVYAWETDEALYNDRGEEIEPDPLKMKLFEVEHLGRFSNGAYEGNRPRESVRTFRREKVITALNRHAWEQRDADFSVEDVDLTSIPVIKTVLESHDWDDVRRTFEDFDPRQWDDPPSGTETEAVKEATTERMVEEYGYSAASAELTSRHVMGQVSYRWD; encoded by the coding sequence ATGACCAGAGGAGACGAGTACGTCCGCGACGCCGACCGCGCGCTGGAGGAGACCTACGAGGAGCCGATGTCGCTGTCGGCGTACGTCGACCGGATCTTCGAGAACCCCACCGTGGCCTCCCACGCCTCGAAGTACCTGCTGGAGGCGATCGAGGCCGCGGGCACGCGGACGGTCGTCGAGGAGGGCGAGGAGAAACAGCGCTACCGCTTCTTCGACGACCCGCACAACGACGGCGAACACGCCATCCTCGGCAACACCGAGGTGCTCAACGGCTTCGTCGACGACCTGCGGTCGATCGCCGCGGGCCGGGGGAAAGACGAGAAGATCGTCTGGTTCGAGGGGCCGACCGCGACCGGCAAGTCCGAACTCAAGCGCTGTCTGGTCAACGGCCTCCGGGAGTACTCGAAGACCCCCGCCGGCCGGCGCTACACCGTCGAGTGGAACGTCAACACGGCCGACGCCGACACCCGCGGGCTGAGCTACGGCGGCGACCCGACCGCCGCCGACGACGAACACTGGTACGAGAGCCCCGTCCAGGTCCACCCCCTCTCGGTGTTCCCCGAGGAGATCCGCGAGGAACTGCTCGCGGAGTTAAACGCCGAACTCGACGACCACGTCCCGATCCGGGTCAACTCGCGGCTCGACCCGTTCTCGCGGGAGGCGTACGAGTACCTCGAAGAACGGTACCGCCGGCAGGGCAAGTCGGGGCTGTTCTCGGCGATCACCGACGGGAACCACCTCCGGGTGAAAAACTACGTCGTCGACGTGGGACAGGGCGTCGGCGTCCTCCACTCCGAGGACGACGGCAGCCCCAAGGAGCGACTCGTCGGCTCGTGGATGCACGGGATGCTCCAGGAACTCGACTCCCGCGGCCGGAAGAACCCGCAGGCGTTCAGCTACGACGGCGTCCTCTCGCAGGGCAACGGCGTGCTCACCATCGTCGAGGACGCCGCCCAGCACGCCGACCTGCTGCAGAAGCTGCTGAACGTTCCCGACGAGCAGTCCGTCAAACTGGACAAGGGCATCGGGATGGACCTCGACACGCAGATGATGATCATCTCGAACCCCGACCTCGAGGCCCAGCTCAACCAGCACGCCGACCGCAACGGGATGGACCCGCTGAAGGCGCTCAAGCGCCGCCTCGATAAACACGAGTTCGGCTACCTCACCAACCTCAGCCTCGAAACCGAGCTGATCCGCCGGGAGCTGACCGACGAGACCGAGGTCTGGGAGGCGGAGGAGTACGACGACCTCGAAGAACGAATCCGCGAGGCGGTGACGGTGACGGTCAAAGACGGCGAGGGTCGGGCCCGCGAGCGGGAGTTCGCGCCCCACGCGCTCGAAGCGGCGGCGATGTACGCCGTCGCGACGCGACTCGACGAGGAGGACCTCCCGGCCGGGCTGGACCTCGTCGACAAGGCGCTGATCTACGACCGCGGCTACCTCCAGGAGGGCGACACCCGCCGGGAGAAAGACGAGTTCGACTTCGACGACGACGGCCACGACGGCGAGCACGGCATCCCCGTCACCTACACCCGCGACGGGCTGGCGGACCTCCTGCAGGCCGACGCCGATCGCCACCACCCCGAACTGCCAGTCGAGGACGTCGTCATGCCGCGGGACGTGCTCAACGAGATGGTCCAGGGGCTCTCGGAGGCGCCGGTGTTCTCGACGGGCGAGCGCACCGAGTTCGAGAACCGGGTCGTCCCGGTGAAAAACTACGTCTTCGACCGTCAGGAGGCCGACGTCATCGAGGCGATCATGCACGACAAGCGCGTCGACGAGGAGACCGTCGCCGAGTACGTCGAACACGTCTACGCCTGGGAGACCGACGAGGCGCTGTACAACGACCGCGGCGAGGAGATCGAACCCGACCCGCTGAAGATGAAGTTGTTCGAGGTCGAACACCTCGGGCGGTTCTCGAACGGGGCCTACGAGGGGAACCGCCCCCGCGAGAGCGTCCGGACGTTCCGCCGGGAGAAGGTGATCACGGCGCTGAACCGCCACGCGTGGGAGCAACGCGACGCGGACTTCTCCGTCGAGGACGTCGACCTCACCTCGATCCCCGTCATCAAGACGGTCCTCGAGAGCCACGACTGGGACGACGTCCGGCGGACCTTCGAGGACTTCGACCCGCGCCAGTGGGACGACCCGCCAAGCGGCACCGAGACCGAGGCGGTCAAGGAGGCGACCACCGAGCGCATGGTCGAGGAGTACGGCTACTCGGCGGCCTCGGCGGAGTTGACCAGCAGGCATGTCATGGGACAGGTGAGCTACAGATGGGACTGA
- a CDS encoding YeaH/YhbH family protein has product MGLRDDVERFREVGEERREDLADFIQYGDLGRSRPGEIKIPVKIVSLPEFAYDQRDKGGVGQGDGDTPDVGQPVGQPQPQPGDGDEEGDPGEEGGEHEYYEMDPEEFAQELDEELGLDLDPKGKKVIEEKEGPFTDLTRSGPDSTLDFERMFKEGLKRKLAMDFDEEFLREVCKVDGISPREVYEWARGENLPVSMAWIEEAHEEVADERGVWDSIEEVEENVERQSVQQKIRREGIRHVPFRREDERYRYPEIVEEKEKNVVVVNIRDVSGSMREKKRELVERTFTPLDWYLTGKYDNAEFLYIAHDADAWQVSREEFFGIRSGGGTRISSAYELAAELLEEYPWSDWNRYVFAAGDSENSSNDTEQRVVPLMEEIDANLHAYVETQPSGNAINATHAEELERHFGETGDVAVAYVNGEADVTDAIYEILSTEGETDE; this is encoded by the coding sequence ATGGGACTGAGAGACGACGTCGAGCGGTTCCGCGAGGTCGGGGAGGAACGCCGCGAGGACCTCGCGGACTTCATCCAGTACGGCGACCTCGGGCGGAGCCGCCCCGGCGAGATCAAGATCCCCGTCAAGATCGTCTCCCTGCCGGAGTTCGCCTACGACCAGCGCGACAAGGGCGGCGTCGGTCAGGGCGACGGCGACACGCCCGACGTGGGCCAGCCGGTCGGCCAGCCCCAGCCACAGCCCGGCGACGGCGACGAGGAGGGAGACCCCGGCGAGGAGGGTGGCGAGCACGAGTACTACGAGATGGACCCCGAGGAGTTCGCCCAGGAACTCGACGAGGAACTCGGCCTCGACCTCGATCCGAAGGGCAAGAAGGTGATCGAGGAGAAGGAGGGGCCGTTCACGGACCTCACGCGCTCCGGCCCGGACAGCACGCTCGACTTCGAGCGGATGTTCAAGGAGGGGCTCAAGCGAAAGCTCGCGATGGACTTCGACGAGGAGTTCCTCCGCGAGGTCTGCAAGGTCGACGGCATCTCCCCCCGCGAGGTCTACGAGTGGGCCCGCGGCGAGAACCTGCCGGTGTCGATGGCCTGGATCGAGGAGGCCCACGAGGAAGTCGCCGACGAGCGGGGCGTGTGGGACTCCATCGAGGAGGTCGAGGAGAACGTCGAGCGCCAGTCGGTCCAGCAGAAGATCCGCCGCGAGGGGATCAGACACGTCCCCTTCCGCCGGGAGGACGAACGCTACCGCTACCCGGAGATCGTCGAGGAGAAAGAGAAGAACGTCGTCGTCGTCAACATCCGCGACGTCTCGGGGTCGATGCGCGAGAAGAAGCGCGAACTCGTCGAGCGGACGTTCACGCCGCTGGACTGGTATCTCACGGGCAAGTACGACAACGCGGAGTTCCTCTACATCGCCCACGACGCCGACGCCTGGCAGGTCTCCCGCGAGGAGTTCTTCGGGATTCGCTCTGGCGGCGGCACCCGCATCTCCAGCGCGTACGAACTCGCCGCCGAGTTGCTCGAGGAGTACCCGTGGAGCGACTGGAACCGGTACGTCTTCGCCGCGGGCGACTCCGAGAACTCGTCGAACGACACCGAACAGCGGGTCGTCCCGCTGATGGAGGAGATCGACGCGAACCTCCACGCCTACGTCGAGACCCAGCCCAGCGGCAACGCGATCAACGCCACCCACGCCGAGGAACTGGAGCGGCACTTCGGCGAGACCGGCGACGTCGCGGTGGCGTACGTCAACGGCGAGGCGGACGTGACCGACGCGATCTACGAGATCCTCAGCACGGAGGGTGAGACCGATGAGTGA